GCCGACATGTCGCCGACGGCATGGAAGCGCGCCCGCGACGTGGCACTGCTTGCCGTGCTATTGGGCGGGGGCCTGAAAGTGGCGGAGGTGCGCGCGCTGCGGCTGGATGCGCTGGCCGGCATCGAGGATGGCGCGATGGCCATCCGCATGGTGCGGGCCGATAACGGGCGTACCTATATGGTGCCGCTGTTCGGCTTCGCCCATGCGCCGCTGCGCCGATGGCTGGCGGTGCGCCAGGCGGCGGAATCGCTGGGCGAACTGGTGTTCCCGGCCATGGCCAATGGCCGGCCGATGCATGCGGCGTCGATCTATCGCCGCATCGAGATCCTGCTGGAGGAAGCTGGCGTGCTGGCCGGGCGCAGCGAGCGGGCGTCGCCCCAGACCCTGCGCAATACCTGCGGCGCGATGCATTTCGACGCCGGCACCCCGCCGGCGGCCGTGGCCCAGTTGCTGGGGATGCGCGACCTGGAATCCGGCTGGCGCCTGCATGCGGCCTATGAAGCCTGGCAGTCGCGCGCCGGTTTGCCGCTGATGACCCCGCAGGCGGCGCGGCCCGCGCGGGAATCCTGACATATGTTTGCAAGCACACAGCGGCCGTAATATCCGGCGGTTAAGATGTTGACTCCACCGTGAATCCCGACCGGAGATTCGCCAGGCGTCCTGAATCACTTATCGATCTGACAATTTTCCATGGCTGAAACCTTACTGCTGACCGGTGCTACCGGATATATCGCTTCGCACACGTGGGTGGCGTTGCACGAAGCGGGCTATCAAGTGATCGGACTCGATAATCTGTGTAACAGCAACCGCGAGGTGGTGAGCCGGCTGGCCCGAATTACCGGCACCACGCCGCAATTCGTGGAAGGCGACGTGCGCGACCGCGCGCTGCTGGACCGCCTGTTCGCCGAGCACAAGATTGCCGGGGCGATTCATTTTGCGGCGCTGAAGGCGGTCGGCGAATCGGTCAGCAAGCCGCTCGAGTATTACGGAAACAACCTCGAAGGCATGATCACGCTATGCAGCGCCATGCAGGCTGCAGGCGTCAAGCAACTGGTGTTCAGTTCGTCGGCGACGGTCTATGGCAATCCGCATACGGTACCGATTCTCGAGGATTTCCCGTTGTCGGCGACCAATCCGTACGGCCAGACCAAATTGATGGGCGAACAGATCCTGCGCGACCTGGAAAAATCGGACCCGGAATGGCGCATCGCATTTCTGCGATATTTCAACCCGGTGGGCGCGCATGAAAGCGGTCTGATTGGCGAAGACCCGGGTGGTATTCCGAACAACCTGATGCCTTATGTGGCCCAGGTGGCGGGCGGCAGGCGCGAGAAACTGAGCGTGTACGGTGGCGATTACCCGACCGTCGACGGTACCGGGGTGCGCGATTACATCCACGTCGACGATTTGGCCCACGGCCATGTGGCGGCGCTTAATTACCTGCGCCAGCACCCGCGCGGCATGACGGTGAACCTTGGCACGGGCCGTGGCTACAGTGTCCTGGAGGTAGTCAAGGCCTATGAACGTGCCAGCGGCCGGGCCGTGCCGTATCAGATCGTTGACCGGCGTCCGGGCGACATTGCGTCGTGCTATGCCGATCCGGCGCTGGCGCAGGAGCTGCTGGGCTGGCGTGCCCGCCACGATCTGGACCGCATGTGCCAGGATTCCTGGCGCTGGCAGTCGATGAATCCTCAGGGGTTTGCCGCGTGACCGGCATTCGCCAATAAAAAAAAACCGGGCCGAGGCCCGGTTTTTCTTT
This region of Cupriavidus sp. EM10 genomic DNA includes:
- the galE gene encoding UDP-glucose 4-epimerase GalE; this translates as MAETLLLTGATGYIASHTWVALHEAGYQVIGLDNLCNSNREVVSRLARITGTTPQFVEGDVRDRALLDRLFAEHKIAGAIHFAALKAVGESVSKPLEYYGNNLEGMITLCSAMQAAGVKQLVFSSSATVYGNPHTVPILEDFPLSATNPYGQTKLMGEQILRDLEKSDPEWRIAFLRYFNPVGAHESGLIGEDPGGIPNNLMPYVAQVAGGRREKLSVYGGDYPTVDGTGVRDYIHVDDLAHGHVAALNYLRQHPRGMTVNLGTGRGYSVLEVVKAYERASGRAVPYQIVDRRPGDIASCYADPALAQELLGWRARHDLDRMCQDSWRWQSMNPQGFAA
- a CDS encoding tyrosine-type recombinase/integrase, giving the protein MDTGRPADRAQPVSDDLFDADLAAWYRQPERAFDGWLARHGFRPGTAIVYRAMWGKLLRWSGEQGLPPLKWSAAQIGAFLDAQHLHKRHRYRYARLIERIFHHLATLQQNLHNPASQAVKAHMADGENDPTAFLLPGERDLLVARILAPQPEIPPGKEARADMSPTAWKRARDVALLAVLLGGGLKVAEVRALRLDALAGIEDGAMAIRMVRADNGRTYMVPLFGFAHAPLRRWLAVRQAAESLGELVFPAMANGRPMHAASIYRRIEILLEEAGVLAGRSERASPQTLRNTCGAMHFDAGTPPAAVAQLLGMRDLESGWRLHAAYEAWQSRAGLPLMTPQAARPARES